The proteins below are encoded in one region of Pseudonocardia sp. DSM 110487:
- the ftsW gene encoding putative lipid II flippase FtsW, with protein sequence MTVPWPRAGERTSGGERSRSVRTATKGATKAASTRTTKGAAARIAVRPNGMRVAIGRTAAALGQWLRRPLTSLHLVLGVFGLLTLFGLVMVLSASSVQSLTADGSSYSVFTRQLMFCVPGLLMFWLGLRVSPRRLRSLAPAALVLGALALVTVLFVGETRNGSRAWFTFGTFSVQPSEAVKVALTLWGAHVLVARRAVMHRWKYALSPVVPVTVVLLTLLVLQPDLGMTISLGIVLVALLYFGGAPMRLILALSSGAVAGAVALALTAEYRMSRITAFLSPESADPQQAGFQARQALYSLADGGLFGQGLGQGRAKWSYLPNAHNDFIFAIVAEELGFIGAFAVLALFATLAYTGIRIAARSADPWLSLVVATSTTWLVAQAAINIGYVVGLLPVTGLQLPLISSGGTSLVVTMFVFGVLANAARHEPEAIAALKQHGQGRVARLLRLPLPEPYRAPVQRGRVR encoded by the coding sequence GTGACCGTGCCGTGGCCGCGAGCAGGCGAACGGACGTCCGGAGGCGAGCGCTCCCGGTCGGTGCGCACGGCGACGAAGGGTGCGACGAAGGCCGCTTCGACGAGGACGACGAAGGGTGCGGCCGCCAGGATCGCGGTGCGCCCCAACGGGATGCGCGTCGCGATCGGTCGCACCGCAGCGGCCCTCGGCCAGTGGCTGCGCCGCCCGCTCACATCGCTGCACCTCGTTCTCGGCGTGTTCGGCCTGCTCACGCTGTTCGGGCTGGTCATGGTGTTGTCGGCGTCGTCGGTGCAGTCGCTCACCGCGGACGGCTCGTCCTACTCGGTGTTCACCCGGCAGCTGATGTTCTGCGTGCCCGGCCTGCTGATGTTCTGGCTCGGGCTGCGGGTCTCCCCGCGCAGGTTGCGGTCGCTGGCCCCCGCCGCGCTCGTACTCGGCGCGCTGGCGCTGGTGACGGTGCTGTTCGTCGGTGAGACCCGCAACGGGTCGCGCGCCTGGTTCACGTTCGGGACGTTCTCGGTGCAGCCGTCGGAGGCGGTGAAGGTGGCGCTCACCCTGTGGGGTGCCCACGTGCTCGTCGCGCGCCGGGCCGTCATGCACCGCTGGAAGTACGCGCTGTCGCCGGTCGTGCCGGTCACTGTCGTGCTGCTCACGCTGCTGGTGCTGCAGCCCGACCTCGGCATGACGATCTCGCTCGGCATCGTGCTCGTCGCGCTGCTCTACTTCGGCGGCGCCCCGATGCGGCTGATCCTCGCCCTCTCCAGCGGCGCGGTCGCCGGGGCCGTCGCGCTCGCGCTCACCGCCGAGTACCGGATGAGCCGCATCACGGCGTTCCTCTCCCCGGAGAGCGCGGACCCGCAGCAGGCCGGGTTCCAGGCCCGCCAGGCGCTGTACTCGCTCGCCGACGGCGGGCTGTTCGGGCAGGGGCTCGGGCAGGGCCGGGCCAAGTGGAGCTACCTGCCCAACGCCCACAACGACTTCATCTTCGCGATCGTGGCCGAGGAGCTCGGCTTCATCGGCGCGTTCGCCGTGCTCGCGCTGTTCGCCACGCTCGCCTACACCGGGATCCGGATCGCCGCACGCAGCGCCGACCCGTGGCTGAGCCTGGTCGTGGCGACGTCGACGACGTGGCTCGTGGCGCAGGCCGCCATCAACATCGGGTACGTCGTCGGGCTGCTCCCGGTGACCGGGTTGCAGCTCCCGCTGATCTCCTCTGGAGGTACGTCCCTCGTGGTCACCATGTTCGTCTTCGGGGTGCTCGCGAACGCGGCGCGGCACGAACCGGAGGCCATCGCGGCGCTGAAGCAGCACGGCCAGGGCCGCGTCGCCCGGCTGCTGCGGCTGCCGCTGCCCGAGCCGTACCGGGCGCCGGTCCAGCGGGGGCGGGTGCGATGA
- the murD gene encoding UDP-N-acetylmuramoyl-L-alanine--D-glutamate ligase, translating to MTPDDLSGARVLVAGAGVSGLAAAAALVELGARVTVTDARPAALTDLPPGAEAGGDPDGVPAGTALVVTSPGRRPDHPLVAAAAAAGAPLVGEPELAWWLGQALRNPPVWLAVTGTNGKTTATGMLAAILRAAGRDAVACGNIGYPVVEAVRAGHEVLAVELSSFQLHWSPSIRPLAGCVLNVADDHLDWHGSFAAYAAAKALALRADVAVAGVDDPAAAALLVQSPAPRRVGVTLGAPGPDQLGVVDGMLVDRAFDGGPLTEVATVHPPGAPGIVDALAAAALARAAGVGPDAVRAGLDDFRPGPHRGGVVATVGGVRYVDDSKATNPHAAAASLAVQAPAPVVWIVGGLLKGASVDDLVARHARGLRAAVVIGSDRAEILAALARHAPDLPVAEVVPGDDASMSDPTPSTDVMTTAVRRAAALARPGDVVLLAPAAASMDQFADYADRGVRFAEAAAGLGAP from the coding sequence ATGACTCCCGACGACCTGTCCGGCGCCCGGGTCCTCGTGGCCGGGGCCGGGGTGTCGGGGCTCGCGGCCGCTGCGGCGCTCGTCGAGCTCGGGGCGCGGGTCACCGTCACAGACGCCCGGCCCGCGGCACTCACCGACCTTCCGCCCGGCGCCGAGGCGGGCGGCGACCCGGACGGCGTGCCCGCCGGCACCGCGCTCGTCGTCACATCTCCGGGCCGCCGCCCCGACCACCCGCTCGTCGCGGCGGCCGCGGCGGCGGGCGCGCCGCTGGTGGGGGAACCGGAGCTGGCCTGGTGGCTCGGGCAGGCGCTGCGGAACCCGCCGGTGTGGCTCGCGGTCACCGGCACGAACGGCAAGACCACCGCCACCGGCATGCTGGCCGCGATCCTGCGCGCCGCCGGCCGCGACGCCGTGGCCTGCGGCAACATCGGCTATCCGGTGGTGGAGGCGGTGCGCGCCGGCCACGAGGTGCTGGCCGTCGAGCTCTCGAGTTTCCAGCTGCACTGGTCGCCGTCGATCCGCCCGCTCGCCGGGTGCGTGCTCAACGTGGCCGACGACCACCTCGACTGGCACGGCTCGTTCGCCGCGTACGCCGCCGCGAAGGCCTTGGCGCTGCGGGCGGACGTGGCCGTCGCCGGGGTGGACGACCCCGCGGCCGCCGCCCTGCTCGTCCAGTCGCCCGCACCCCGGCGGGTCGGCGTCACCCTCGGCGCGCCGGGGCCCGACCAACTCGGTGTCGTCGACGGCATGCTCGTGGACCGCGCCTTCGATGGTGGGCCGCTCACCGAGGTCGCCACGGTGCACCCGCCCGGCGCGCCGGGCATCGTCGACGCGCTCGCCGCCGCGGCACTCGCCAGGGCCGCCGGTGTCGGCCCGGACGCCGTCAGGGCAGGCCTGGACGACTTCCGGCCCGGCCCGCACCGTGGCGGCGTCGTCGCGACGGTCGGTGGCGTCCGCTACGTCGACGACTCCAAGGCCACCAACCCGCACGCCGCCGCCGCGTCGCTCGCCGTGCAGGCCCCCGCGCCGGTCGTGTGGATCGTCGGCGGGCTGCTCAAGGGCGCATCCGTGGACGACCTCGTCGCGCGGCACGCACGCGGGCTCCGCGCCGCCGTCGTGATCGGCAGCGACCGCGCCGAGATCCTCGCCGCCCTCGCGCGACACGCGCCCGACCTCCCCGTCGCCGAGGTCGTGCCGGGCGACGATGCGTCCATGTCGGATCCCACGCCGTCGACCGACGTCATGACGACCGCCGTCCGGCGGGCCGCCGCGCTGGCCCGGCCCGGCGACGTCGTCCTGCTCGCCCCGGCCGCGGCCTCCATGGACCAGTTCGCCGACTACGCGGATCGCGGTGTGCGGTTCGCGGAAGCAGCGGCCGGGCTGGGAGCGCCGTGA
- the mraY gene encoding phospho-N-acetylmuramoyl-pentapeptide-transferase, which translates to MRGVFIAAGVALAVSILLTPYLIRFFSQQGFGQEIRAEGPQSHQAKRGTPTMGGVAILLAIWLGYIASHVLTGEPITASALLVLFLTTALGIVGFLDDFIKLRRARNLGLNKTSKTVGQVLTATIFGILALRFANADGLAPASDSLSFVRDITVLSFGAIGFVLLANLIIAGWSNAVNFTDGLDGLAAGTGAIVLATYTIIGFWQFRNNCAIASAAGCYQVRDPLDVALVAAAAMGGCIGFLWWNAAPARIFMGDTGSLAIGGLIAGLSIVTRTELLLVVIGGVFVVEVLSVAVQIAVFRTTRRRVFRMAPFHHHFELAGWAETTVIIRFWLLAAMCAALGLGLFYQEWLTAAGGG; encoded by the coding sequence GTGAGAGGTGTCTTCATCGCCGCGGGCGTGGCGCTCGCGGTCTCGATCCTGCTGACGCCCTACCTGATCCGCTTCTTCTCCCAGCAGGGATTCGGGCAGGAGATCCGGGCCGAGGGCCCGCAGAGCCACCAGGCCAAGCGGGGCACGCCCACGATGGGCGGGGTCGCGATCCTGCTCGCGATCTGGCTGGGCTACATCGCCTCGCACGTGCTGACCGGCGAGCCGATCACGGCGTCGGCGCTGCTGGTGCTGTTCCTGACCACGGCGCTGGGGATCGTCGGCTTCCTCGACGACTTCATCAAGCTGCGCAGGGCCCGCAACCTGGGCCTGAACAAGACCTCCAAGACCGTCGGCCAGGTCCTCACGGCCACGATCTTCGGCATCCTCGCGCTGCGGTTCGCCAACGCCGACGGGCTCGCGCCCGCCTCGGACAGCCTCTCGTTCGTCCGCGACATCACCGTGCTGTCGTTCGGCGCCATCGGCTTCGTGCTGCTGGCCAACCTCATCATCGCCGGGTGGTCGAACGCGGTGAACTTCACCGACGGGCTCGACGGGCTCGCGGCGGGCACCGGCGCGATCGTGCTGGCCACGTACACGATCATCGGGTTCTGGCAGTTCCGCAACAACTGCGCGATCGCCAGCGCGGCGGGCTGCTACCAGGTGCGCGACCCGCTCGACGTCGCCCTCGTCGCGGCCGCGGCGATGGGCGGCTGCATCGGGTTCCTCTGGTGGAACGCCGCGCCCGCCCGCATCTTCATGGGCGACACCGGCTCCCTGGCCATCGGCGGGCTGATCGCCGGCCTGTCGATCGTCACGCGCACGGAGCTCCTGCTGGTGGTGATCGGCGGCGTGTTCGTGGTGGAGGTGCTGTCGGTAGCCGTGCAGATCGCGGTGTTCCGCACCACCCGCCGCCGCGTGTTCCGGATGGCGCCCTTCCACCACCACTTCGAGCTCGCCGGGTGGGCCGAAACCACGGTGATCATCCGGTTCTGGCTGCTCGCGGCCATGTGCGCGGCCCTCGGCCTCGGCCTCTTCTACCAGGAGTGGCTCACGGCCGCGGGCGGCGGCTGA
- the murF gene encoding UDP-N-acetylmuramoyl-tripeptide--D-alanyl-D-alanine ligase: protein MIEMRLADVAAVTGGRLHRASGDERVTAVEFDSRAIGPGGLFVALPGERADGHAYAAAAMAAGAAGVLAGREVDAPAVIAQPVARQTGTYLDESDHDGAGAAVLTALAALAGHAVRASPATVVGVTGSSGKTSTKDLLAAVLAPLGPTVAPPGSFNNELGLPWTALRAGAGTRHLVLEFSARGVGHIARLAAAVPPRIGVVLNVGRAHVGEFGSVEAIARAKGELVEALPTDGVAVLGADDPLVAAMAGRTAARVVTFGCGGAAHVRAEDVRLDRGRARFTLVTPAGRAPVALRLVGEHHVGNALAAAAVALEVGGTPDGIAAALSAAVPASKWRMEVTDREDGLTVVNDAYNSNPESMRAALAALAALGEGSRRTWAVLGTMAEQGDTTAAAHAEIAALARTLGIDRLVAVGTADYPGARRTADVDEAVELLRSEAGPGDVVLVKASRAAGLERVAEGLLRTPGPVPR, encoded by the coding sequence ATGATCGAGATGCGGCTGGCCGACGTCGCCGCCGTCACCGGTGGACGCCTCCACCGGGCTTCAGGGGACGAGCGGGTGACCGCCGTCGAGTTCGACTCGCGCGCGATCGGGCCGGGCGGTCTGTTCGTCGCCCTGCCGGGCGAGCGGGCCGACGGGCACGCCTACGCCGCGGCCGCGATGGCGGCAGGGGCCGCGGGCGTGCTCGCAGGGCGCGAGGTCGACGCGCCCGCGGTCATCGCGCAGCCGGTGGCGCGCCAGACCGGCACCTACCTCGACGAGTCCGACCACGACGGCGCCGGTGCCGCCGTGCTGACCGCGCTCGCGGCGCTGGCCGGGCACGCGGTGCGGGCGTCGCCGGCAACGGTCGTCGGGGTCACCGGCAGCTCCGGCAAGACCTCCACGAAGGACCTGCTGGCCGCGGTGCTCGCCCCGCTCGGACCCACCGTCGCGCCGCCCGGGTCGTTCAACAACGAGCTCGGCCTGCCCTGGACGGCGCTGCGCGCCGGCGCAGGCACCCGCCACCTCGTGCTCGAGTTCTCCGCCCGCGGGGTCGGCCACATCGCACGGCTCGCCGCGGCGGTCCCGCCCCGGATCGGGGTGGTGCTCAACGTCGGGCGCGCGCACGTCGGCGAGTTCGGCTCGGTGGAGGCGATCGCGCGGGCCAAGGGCGAGCTGGTGGAGGCCCTTCCGACGGACGGGGTCGCCGTGCTGGGCGCCGACGATCCGCTCGTGGCCGCGATGGCCGGCCGCACGGCGGCCCGGGTCGTGACCTTCGGTTGCGGCGGCGCCGCCCATGTCCGTGCCGAGGACGTGCGGCTCGACCGCGGACGGGCCCGCTTCACGCTCGTGACGCCCGCCGGCCGCGCCCCCGTGGCGCTGCGGCTCGTCGGCGAGCACCACGTCGGCAACGCGCTCGCAGCCGCGGCGGTCGCACTGGAGGTCGGCGGCACGCCGGATGGCATCGCCGCGGCCCTGAGCGCCGCTGTGCCCGCGTCGAAGTGGCGGATGGAGGTCACCGACCGCGAGGACGGCCTCACGGTCGTCAACGACGCCTACAACTCCAACCCCGAGTCGATGCGCGCCGCGCTCGCCGCCCTCGCCGCGCTCGGCGAGGGCAGCAGACGGACGTGGGCGGTGCTCGGCACGATGGCAGAGCAGGGCGACACGACCGCCGCCGCCCACGCCGAGATCGCCGCGCTGGCGCGCACCCTCGGCATCGACCGGCTCGTCGCCGTCGGCACCGCCGACTACCCGGGAGCCCGAAGAACGGCGGACGTGGACGAGGCGGTAGAGCTCCTGCGGTCAGAGGCCGGGCCCGGCGACGTCGTGCTCGTGAAGGCGTCCCGGGCGGCCGGGCTGGAACGCGTGGCCGAAGGGCTGCTGCGGACACCGGGACCGGTGCCCCGGTGA
- a CDS encoding UDP-N-acetylmuramoyl-L-alanyl-D-glutamate--2,6-diaminopimelate ligase — MSPAHEAPPAPAGAPPRPRVVRPVPLDQLGAAVGVSARGAATVTGVTLRASDARHGDLFAALPGSRAHGADYAAVAIAAGAVAVLTDQEGARRPALAGVPLLVHPRPRDVLGAVAALVNSDPTAQLRVLGVTGTSGKTTTAHLLEAGLAAAGRTAGLVGTVGTRIDGRRLPTALTTPEAPDLQALFAVMAEDGVTDVAMEVSSHALAMGRVAGTHFAVAAFTNLSQDHLDFHRDMEDYFETKAALFDGRAERAVVCVDDEWGKRLAARTPGAITVSTTGQASWRAVDARTGPDGTQSFTALAPDGERLTVRLQLPGVFNVANAAVALACLDAVGVPAAVAAAGFADVAVPGRVQRIEEGQPFLAIVDYAHKPGAVAALLDALRPQVDGRLIVVLGCGGDRDRGKRPLMGAAAAARAELLIVTDDNPRTEDPAEIRAAMLAGAEAEPRAGDLMEIGDRRAAIAAAVACAKPGDAVVVAGKGHETGQEVMGVKHPFDDAAELAVALQGTR, encoded by the coding sequence GTGTCGCCCGCGCACGAAGCTCCCCCCGCCCCGGCCGGCGCACCGCCGCGTCCGCGGGTGGTGCGCCCGGTGCCGCTCGACCAGCTCGGCGCCGCCGTCGGGGTGTCGGCCAGGGGCGCGGCGACCGTCACCGGTGTCACGTTGCGGGCCTCCGACGCGCGCCACGGTGACCTGTTCGCGGCACTTCCCGGTTCGCGCGCGCACGGGGCCGACTACGCGGCCGTGGCGATCGCGGCGGGCGCGGTGGCCGTGCTGACCGACCAGGAGGGGGCCCGGCGTCCCGCGCTGGCCGGCGTCCCGCTGCTGGTGCACCCGCGGCCGCGGGATGTGCTCGGCGCAGTGGCCGCGCTCGTCAATAGCGACCCGACGGCGCAGCTGCGCGTGCTCGGCGTCACCGGCACCAGCGGCAAGACCACCACTGCACACCTGCTCGAGGCGGGACTCGCGGCCGCGGGCCGCACCGCGGGGCTGGTCGGCACCGTCGGCACGCGGATCGACGGCCGCCGCCTGCCCACGGCGCTCACCACCCCCGAGGCGCCGGACCTGCAGGCCCTCTTCGCCGTGATGGCCGAGGACGGCGTCACCGACGTGGCGATGGAGGTCTCCAGCCACGCGCTCGCGATGGGCCGCGTGGCCGGCACCCACTTCGCCGTCGCGGCCTTCACCAACCTGTCGCAGGACCACCTGGACTTCCACCGCGACATGGAGGACTACTTCGAGACCAAGGCGGCGCTCTTCGACGGGCGCGCCGAGCGGGCGGTCGTGTGCGTCGACGACGAGTGGGGCAAGCGGCTCGCCGCCCGCACGCCCGGCGCGATCACCGTGTCCACCACGGGGCAGGCGTCATGGCGCGCCGTCGACGCGCGCACCGGCCCGGACGGCACCCAGTCGTTCACCGCGCTCGCCCCCGACGGCGAGCGGCTCACCGTGCGGCTGCAGCTGCCCGGCGTGTTCAACGTGGCGAACGCCGCGGTGGCGCTCGCGTGTCTCGACGCCGTGGGGGTGCCCGCCGCCGTCGCCGCAGCGGGTTTCGCCGACGTGGCGGTGCCAGGGCGGGTGCAGCGCATCGAGGAGGGGCAGCCGTTCCTCGCGATCGTCGACTACGCCCACAAGCCGGGAGCCGTCGCGGCGCTGCTCGATGCACTGCGCCCGCAGGTGGATGGCAGGCTGATCGTCGTGCTCGGCTGCGGCGGTGACCGCGACCGCGGCAAGCGCCCGCTGATGGGCGCCGCGGCCGCGGCACGCGCGGAGCTGCTGATCGTCACGGACGACAACCCGCGCACCGAGGACCCCGCCGAGATCCGCGCGGCGATGCTCGCGGGAGCGGAGGCCGAGCCCCGCGCGGGCGACCTGATGGAGATCGGCGACCGGCGTGCCGCGATCGCTGCCGCCGTGGCGTGTGCGAAGCCGGGAGACGCCGTCGTCGTTGCGGGTAAGGGACACGAGACGGGCCAGGAGGTCATGGGCGTCAAGCACCCCTTCGACGACGCAGCGGAGCTTGCCGTGGCGCTGCAGGGCACGCGGTAA
- a CDS encoding penicillin-binding protein 2: protein MPSAPPRPRAAGAAARHAPSPRPSAPRRSPDQAALGARRLRIGRVLLVVVLAIATLKLVVVQTVEAGELRAASQRQSTTNIRLPAERGAILDRTGEPLAFSVDARALVTNPRMIAQTRGADAPRYTAEMAAAIAQATGQDQNELAGLLTSDRGYVVLAKLVTPDVARTLRERFPEIAEERREDRQYPGGTLAANVVGAATWNTDERKLTGRVGLESSQDNLLAGFEGLRVVDTAEDSNAVIPGSTRFERAAVQGSDLQLTLDSDLQYTVQQALSDYVQRTEAKTTSSAVVLDAHTAEVLAMANGQTFDPRDLSTAAPGQLGNTAVQDTFEPGSVNKVITMAAALEYGVATPNDVLTVPGSIRVADRTIRDSWDHGTEQYTLTGVLAKSSNVGTIMTAQRVGEERFADMLARFGLGQRTGVGLPGEEPGQVPPRESWSGSTFGNLPIGQGLTVTTLQLAGILQTVANDGMRVPPRIVESTTGPDGVRVTPPSPGPVRVITPETAATLRTMLTAVTQDTHGQRGTGYQAAVPGYVVAGKTGTAQQVDPACGCYSRSLHWINFAGMLPAENPRYVIAIMLDAPKPGTSAAPLFHDIGTYLAQRERLPVSGQQPPVQVLQLP, encoded by the coding sequence ATGCCGTCGGCCCCGCCCCGGCCAAGGGCCGCCGGTGCGGCGGCACGTCATGCACCGTCCCCGAGGCCGTCCGCGCCTCGCCGCTCGCCCGACCAGGCGGCGCTGGGTGCCCGCAGGCTCCGGATCGGCCGCGTGCTGCTCGTGGTGGTGCTGGCGATCGCGACGCTCAAGCTCGTGGTCGTCCAGACCGTGGAAGCGGGTGAGCTGCGCGCCGCGTCGCAACGCCAGTCGACCACGAACATCCGGCTGCCCGCCGAGCGCGGCGCGATCCTCGACCGCACCGGCGAGCCCCTCGCGTTCAGCGTGGACGCGCGCGCCCTCGTCACCAACCCGCGGATGATCGCCCAGACCCGCGGCGCCGACGCCCCCCGCTACACCGCGGAGATGGCAGCCGCGATCGCGCAGGCCACCGGGCAGGACCAGAACGAGCTCGCGGGCCTGCTCACGAGCGACCGCGGCTACGTCGTGCTCGCCAAGCTCGTCACCCCCGACGTCGCGCGCACCCTGCGGGAGCGGTTCCCCGAGATCGCGGAGGAGCGGCGCGAGGACCGGCAGTACCCCGGCGGCACGCTCGCCGCGAACGTCGTCGGCGCCGCCACCTGGAACACCGACGAGCGCAAGCTCACCGGCCGCGTGGGACTCGAGAGCTCCCAGGACAACCTGCTCGCCGGCTTCGAGGGGCTGCGCGTCGTCGACACGGCCGAGGACTCGAACGCCGTGATCCCGGGCAGCACCCGGTTCGAGCGGGCCGCGGTGCAGGGCTCGGACCTGCAGCTCACCCTCGACTCCGACCTGCAGTACACCGTGCAGCAGGCGCTTTCGGACTACGTGCAGCGCACGGAGGCGAAGACCACGTCATCCGCCGTGGTGCTCGACGCGCACACCGCCGAGGTGCTGGCCATGGCGAACGGCCAGACGTTCGACCCGCGGGACCTGTCCACGGCGGCGCCGGGGCAGCTGGGCAACACCGCCGTGCAGGACACGTTCGAGCCCGGGTCGGTGAACAAGGTCATCACGATGGCCGCGGCGCTGGAGTACGGCGTCGCAACGCCGAACGACGTCCTCACGGTGCCGGGCAGCATCCGCGTCGCCGACCGCACGATCCGGGACTCGTGGGACCACGGCACCGAGCAGTACACGCTCACCGGGGTGCTGGCGAAGTCGTCGAACGTCGGCACGATCATGACGGCGCAGCGGGTGGGGGAGGAGCGCTTCGCCGACATGCTCGCCCGCTTCGGCCTCGGCCAGCGCACCGGTGTGGGCCTGCCGGGCGAGGAGCCAGGCCAGGTGCCGCCGCGGGAGTCGTGGTCCGGGTCGACGTTCGGGAACCTGCCGATCGGGCAGGGCCTCACGGTCACGACGCTGCAGCTGGCCGGGATCCTGCAGACGGTCGCCAACGACGGGATGCGCGTGCCACCGCGGATCGTCGAGAGCACCACGGGGCCGGACGGCGTACGGGTCACGCCGCCCTCGCCCGGGCCGGTGCGGGTGATCACGCCCGAGACCGCCGCCACGCTGCGGACGATGCTCACCGCCGTCACCCAGGACACGCACGGCCAGCGCGGCACCGGCTACCAGGCCGCAGTGCCCGGGTACGTCGTGGCCGGGAAGACGGGCACCGCGCAGCAGGTGGACCCGGCGTGCGGTTGCTACTCCAGGTCGCTGCACTGGATCAACTTCGCGGGCATGCTGCCTGCAGAGAACCCGCGCTACGTGATCGCGATCATGCTCGACGCCCCGAAGCCGGGCACGAGCGCGGCGCCGCTGTTCCACGACATCGGCACCTACCTCGCCCAGCGGGAGCGGCTGCCGGTGAGCGGCCAGCAGCCCCCGGTGCAGGTCCTGCAGCTGCCCTAG
- the rsmH gene encoding 16S rRNA (cytosine(1402)-N(4))-methyltransferase RsmH, translating to MGQHNHEGGPAGARHVPVALPRVAELLRPALADRPAVLVDATLGLGGHAAALLAEHPRLTLVGLDRDPEALAMAGRRLAAHADRIHLVHAVYDRIADVLGELGLPRVDGVLFDLGVSSLQLDAEERGFSYSRDADLDMRMDPTTGPTAAEVLNSYSVPELARVLREYGEERFAGRIAAAVARRRAKAPLQRSSELVELLYDVVPAASRRTGGHPAKRTFQALRIEVNGELDALRAALPAAVDALAVGGRIVVLAYHSLEDRMVKRELAAGASSRTPVDLPVELPGHGPELRLLTRGAEQATEEEIRENPRAAPVRLRAAERIREAA from the coding sequence GTGGGGCAGCACAACCACGAGGGCGGGCCAGCTGGGGCCAGGCACGTCCCCGTGGCCCTGCCCCGGGTCGCCGAACTGCTGCGCCCCGCGCTCGCCGACCGGCCGGCCGTCCTCGTCGACGCCACCCTCGGTCTCGGTGGGCACGCCGCGGCGCTGCTCGCCGAGCATCCCCGGCTCACGCTGGTGGGGCTCGACCGCGACCCGGAGGCGCTCGCGATGGCCGGGCGCAGGCTCGCGGCCCACGCCGACCGGATCCACCTCGTGCACGCCGTGTACGACCGCATCGCCGACGTGCTCGGGGAACTGGGGCTTCCCCGGGTCGACGGCGTGCTGTTCGACCTCGGTGTCTCGTCACTGCAACTCGACGCGGAGGAGCGCGGCTTCTCCTACTCACGCGACGCCGACCTCGACATGCGGATGGACCCGACCACGGGTCCCACCGCGGCCGAGGTCCTCAACTCCTACTCGGTGCCCGAACTGGCCCGGGTGCTGCGCGAATACGGCGAGGAGCGCTTCGCCGGCCGGATTGCGGCCGCCGTCGCGCGCAGGCGGGCCAAGGCGCCGCTGCAGCGCAGCAGCGAGCTCGTCGAGCTGCTCTACGACGTGGTCCCCGCCGCGTCCCGGCGAACCGGCGGTCACCCCGCGAAGCGCACGTTCCAGGCGTTGCGGATCGAGGTCAACGGCGAGCTGGACGCGCTGCGTGCCGCGTTGCCCGCCGCCGTCGACGCGCTCGCCGTCGGCGGGCGGATCGTCGTGCTCGCCTACCACTCGCTGGAGGACCGCATGGTCAAGCGGGAGCTCGCGGCGGGCGCGTCGTCCCGCACGCCGGTGGACCTCCCGGTCGAGCTGCCGGGGCACGGGCCGGAGCTGCGCCTGCTCACCAGAGGTGCCGAGCAGGCGACCGAGGAAGAGATCAGGGAGAACCCGCGGGCGGCGCCGGTCCGCCTGCGTGCCGCCGAGCGCATCCGGGAGGCGGCGTGA
- the mraZ gene encoding division/cell wall cluster transcriptional repressor MraZ, translated as MFLGTYTPKLDDKGRLTLPARFRDELRGGLMITKGQDHCLYVFTRDAFTELAQKVASAPLTSESARVFQRNLFSGTDEQNPDSQGRIAITPELRRYAGLTKECVVIGAFTRAEIWDAEAWQTYQEQHEDTYAKAQEEVLPGLI; from the coding sequence GTGTTTCTCGGCACCTACACCCCGAAGCTGGACGACAAGGGGCGGCTCACGTTGCCCGCGAGATTCCGCGACGAGCTGCGAGGCGGGCTGATGATCACGAAGGGGCAGGACCACTGCCTGTACGTGTTCACGCGAGACGCCTTCACCGAGCTCGCGCAGAAGGTGGCGTCGGCTCCGCTGACCAGCGAGTCGGCCCGCGTCTTCCAGCGCAACCTCTTCTCCGGCACCGACGAGCAGAACCCCGACTCCCAGGGGCGCATCGCCATCACCCCCGAGCTGCGCCGGTACGCCGGGCTGACGAAGGAGTGCGTGGTGATCGGCGCGTTCACCCGCGCCGAGATCTGGGACGCCGAGGCCTGGCAGACGTACCAGGAACAGCACGAGGACACCTATGCCAAGGCTCAGGAGGAGGTGCTCCCCGGATTGATCTGA